A segment of the Candidatus Bathyarchaeia archaeon genome:
CGCGGCCAAGCCGATGCCGTCCACGAGGCTAGAGACGCTCTTGATGGATATATCGCCCGCATGGATCACCTCCCTCGCATCGATCCCTCCCAAGAACTTCGCCCTATGGCTAAGGCCTTGGGCTTCGATGAGCCTTTCGCATCGATCCCTCTCCGGGCCATCCCCGACGAATACGAAGACGGCCCTATCGAACTCCCTCAGGACTTGGACGCTCGCCCTCGCCACCGTCAAGGGCCCCTCCTTCGGGACCATCCTGCCGATGAAAAGGCAGACCGCCTCATCGCCCTTTACGCCGAGCCTTTCCCTAGCCTTATTCTTGAGTTCCTCGGAGGGCCTGAACTTCGCCGTATCTATTCCATTCCTCAGAATGAAAACCCTCCCCTTATTCAGAACGAGTCCCCGAATCCTCTCCTCCTCCCATTCCGATACACAAATGATCGCCCTCACTAGGTTATAGGTCAAGATCTCGATAAGTCGATCGATCAAGAAGTTCAGGATCAACATCAATTTCTCCCAAGGCGATCGCCCGTGATAGCCTCGGCCCATTATGAAGGGATCGAGAGATAGTATTGAATGCAAGGTCAAAACCGTCTTCTTGGAATATCCCGCGAGGGCGCAGTAAAGGGCGGCGTACGCATCGTGAGCGTGGCAGGCATCGAAATCCCCGGTGCGCAAGGCCCTGCGGACCTGAGGGATCCTGAAGACCATCTCCACCAACTTCCCTATAATGGGCTTACGGAAGTAATACCGATACCGCTCCAACATTACTCCCGGCGGGGCCTCTGGAGCCCCTTTCTCGGGCCATTCACAAATCGCCTTTACCTCGACCCCCTCCTTGGTGAGCCACTCGATTTCCTCAAAGAACACATTTGACATCCCCCCGAAGTGGGGAAGGGGGAAGCTGCTTATGTATAGCACCTTCAACCCTATTTCAATACCCCTAGGGCTTTCAAGGGTTATTATTTTTGCTTGACCCAGCGAGAACGGCCAAATTGGCCATTTGAGACAAATTGGGCTCCAAACTCATTTAAAAGCAAAACATGAAGCTATTAACTCGATATGGATGAGGGCATGCGCGTTCGTCGGGACTAGGCCCGAGATAATAAAGATGGCCCCTTTGATCAGGAAGGCGAAGCGGCGAGGGGATCTAGAGATATCGTTCGTGCATACCGGGCAACATTACGATTGGGATATGTCCAAGCGCTTCCTGCGGGAGCTCGATTTGCCGGATCCCGATGCCTTCTTGGAGGTTGGGAGCGCAACCCACGCCGTCCAAACTGCTAGGGTCATGGAGAGATCCGAGGCATATCTGGCCAAGGAGGGGCCGGATCTGATATTCGTGGAAGGCGATACCAACTCGGCCCTAGGGGCGGCGCTGGCGGCGGCGAAGCTGAAGATACCTGTAGGCCATGTGGAAGCGGGCTGCAGATCCTTCGATCCCTCGATGCCGGAGGAGATCAATAGGACGATCATAACCGATTGCGCATCCCTTAACTTCGCCCCGACTAGGGACGCATTTCTCAACCTTCTCAGGGAGGGCATTCCTTTGTACAAGGTATGGCTCACGGGCCATCCCATCGTGGAGCTTGTCGAGGAGATGAAGCCGAGGATTGGGGAATCGGATGTGCTTAAGCGCCTCGGGCTACGGGAGGGGGATTATGCCCTCCTAACGGTCCATAGGGAGGAAAACGTTGAGGATCGGGCTAGGCTTGAGGGGATATTAAGGGCGGCATCCGAAATCGGGAGGGCCGTGGTCTTCCCCGTCCATCCGAGGACTAGGAGGAGCATCGAGAGGTTCGGCCTCCGCGGCCTTCTCAATGGCCTTCTATGGACCGATCCGCTTCCCTATATCGATACATTGGCCTTGGTCAAACACTCTAGGTTTGTGATGACCGATTCCGGGGGATTGCAACAGGAATCGTTCCTCCTAGGGGCGCCATGCATAACCCTCAGGAAGAGCACGGAATGGGTGGAAACGGTTCGTTGTGGCGCTAATTTCTTAACCGGACCCGAGCCCCGAAGGATCCTCCATGCGGTTCGAAGGATCGAGGAGGACTTGGAATCCATGAAGGGGCGGATGTCGGGCATTAGGCCATACGGAGATGGCGATGCATCCGATAGGATAATTGAAATAGCCATGGAATGGTTTGCATCCCCCAAGGCCCATCCCATTTCGGATCAATTGAGCTTTGGGCTTCCGGCGCTTAAGCTGATCAGGGTCGAGGGCGAAATCCCCCCATTCGCGGGGCTCCTCTTCGATCTCGAAGGGAGGCCATTGCTCCCCTCCGATATCGAAGAAGGGTTGGAAGCGTTCTCCGTAATCCATGCTCCTGAGTTGGCCCTGCGCGATTGGACCAAGCCGCAATAATGCCCGACCATTTCTAGGGATCGCCAATGGCCAAGCCACATCTTCGCATGAAAGGCGAAGGGGATTGAACCACCTCCCTCTACTGGTCTTGATATTCCTCATCCCGAGGGTCCCCCTGCTCCCCCATGCCCCGAAGGGCGTTGATTCCTTCTTCCATCTCTTGGCGGCGAGGAGGTTCGAGAAGGGCTTTCCGAAGAAGCTCGATGCGTTCATAATAGGGGATGATTACGCGTACCCCCCGCTCTTCCATCTGCTCCTATCCCTCATCCCGGAGGAGTTTAGGGAGATGGCGCCGCTCCTACTCGGGGTCGCATCCGAGCTAGGATCCCTGATCCTTCTATATGCCCTCTCATCGGCCCTCTTCGGCGAGGCTGTCGCGGCCCTATCGGCCTTGGCATACTCCTTTACCCCGGTGAATTACGCGGAATCGATTTGGCAAACGCCTAGGCCCTTGGGGATATTCCTCTACAACCTCTCGATGGCCCTGCTGCTCTTGGCCCCGCCATCGGCGCGCCCACTCGCCGCCCTTTCGATAGCGCTACTTTTGCTCACGCATAGGCTCTCGGCCCAAGCCCTTTGGCTATCCTCGGCCCTCCTACTACCCCTCCTAGTTGGAGGCGATCCTCCCGCGATCGCTTGGATCCCGCTGGGCTTCGCCCTCGCTTTGGCCATTTCTAAGGGCTCCTACCTCAGGATCCTCAGGGACCACTTGGAGCACATCCGCTTCCATCTGAGGTACGGGGAGATGGGGAGGGGACGGAAGCGGCCGGGAAACCCCTTGGATCTGGCCAGGCTCAATCCCTTCGCAGCCATCCCATTCTTGGGCCTCATGACCCACCCCGGGCTTTTGGGCGACCCGCTCCTTTGGTGGCTCGCCGCCGCCCTAGCGCTCTTCTTCGCTTGGATATGGGGCGATGGACATAGGTATCTGGCCTTCGCCTCGTTCCCCGCATCGATCCTCATAGCCCGGCTTTCGCTCCTCCAATCCCCCGCTATCTTGATCGCCACACCGCTGGCCTTCGCCCTCTCCGCTCGCAAGGTCTATTGGATCGCGCGCTCCTTCGCCGATTGGCCCTCATATTCGCCCCTGAAGGCCTTGGGGATCCCGAGGTCCTCGAGGGCCTTCACTCCCGATGCGCTGAACTATGCCCTCCCATACTACACGGGCTGCAAGGCCCTCTGCGGCCCCGGGAGCGAGGCGCTGTACTTTTGGCGGGAGAGGCTTTACCCGCTCACCAAGGAGCGCCTGAAGGCCATCGCGGATGAATATGGCTTGACGCATATGCTGATCCCGAAGGGCGAGGCAGGCAAGGTCCCGGAGGGCTTCATAAGGAGGGGGGAGGCCTTGGGCCATTTGCTCTTCGAGAGGGCTGGGCCAGCCGGGAAAGCGCGGCAATGGCTCGATGCGGATGAAAGGGATTTGGCTGGAATGGCTTCTAACAACCATTCGGCCATAAAAAAGGGGATAATTTTGGGGCGCTTTATCTCTTCGACCAAGTTGGCGCGGGCCAAGTGGCCTCGATCGTGGCGTATTCGGTCGGCCAGACGATCCTGAACTTCCCGCCCCTTATCTGCGCCACGCAGATGGCCGTGTAGGGGTTCTGCCCCTCCTTCGTCAAATCTATCTTGCTATAGGGGAGTACGACGTTGACCTCCTTCGATGGCAGGCTTATGACGATGGAGGCGAGGCTGCTCCTCACCTTCTCCGGATCCAGCGAGCCGGCCTTCTCGATCGCATAATATAGGACCCAAGTCGAGGAATAGCAATCTGCCGGTATTCCCGTCATCTCATCTCCCGCCTTCTTCTTGAACTCATCGTTTATCCATGCGAAATCCTTCATCTTCGGGGAGGTCAATAGGTCCGCTTGCCACTCGGTTTGCGTGAATACGTACTCGGAATCCTTGCCCAATCCGGCTATGAAATCGCCGTGGGATTGGCCAGCGGCCCCGATGCCCACGTAGGCTTTGGGATACCAATCCAAGGTCTTCATGGTCCTTACAAAGAGGAGGGCATCGCTGACGTAGGCCACATGCAAGAGTATCTCCGGATCCGCGGATTTCAACTTGGTAACCAGCGGCGTCAGATCGGCCGCGGCGAGGGGATAGCTTTCCTCTATGACCACCTTATAATCGGGGGCCATCTTAGTCAGATAATCCTTGAAGCCCACCGCCGTCGATTTCCCGAACTCATCGTCCTCATATATCAGGCCTATGGTCTTGAAATTCGTGCCATATTTCTTATTCATATCAATGAGGAATTGAACGGCATCCCTCCCGTACCAAGAGGCTTTGCCGTGGATCCTGAATACATATTTGTAACCCTGCTCCGTTATTTTATCGGATATGGCATCCGCAACCATGAACGGCATCTTGTACTTTTCGGCGACCCCGGCCACCGGCAACGTGACGGCGCTTTGATAACAACC
Coding sequences within it:
- a CDS encoding glycosyltransferase family 4 protein — translated: MLYISSFPLPHFGGMSNVFFEEIEWLTKEGVEVKAICEWPEKGAPEAPPGVMLERYRYYFRKPIIGKLVEMVFRIPQVRRALRTGDFDACHAHDAYAALYCALAGYSKKTVLTLHSILSLDPFIMGRGYHGRSPWEKLMLILNFLIDRLIEILTYNLVRAIICVSEWEEERIRGLVLNKGRVFILRNGIDTAKFRPSEELKNKARERLGVKGDEAVCLFIGRMVPKEGPLTVARASVQVLREFDRAVFVFVGDGPERDRCERLIEAQGLSHRAKFLGGIDAREVIHAGDISIKSVSSLVDGIGLAALESMACGIPTILGRDKITGKLFRDGEALLVRKDDPEDLARAIGLLISDEGMRASIGAKGRRKVEEEFSIERRIERLKHILSPIE
- the wecB gene encoding UDP-N-acetylglucosamine 2-epimerase (non-hydrolyzing), encoding MRACAFVGTRPEIIKMAPLIRKAKRRGDLEISFVHTGQHYDWDMSKRFLRELDLPDPDAFLEVGSATHAVQTARVMERSEAYLAKEGPDLIFVEGDTNSALGAALAAAKLKIPVGHVEAGCRSFDPSMPEEINRTIITDCASLNFAPTRDAFLNLLREGIPLYKVWLTGHPIVELVEEMKPRIGESDVLKRLGLREGDYALLTVHREENVEDRARLEGILRAASEIGRAVVFPVHPRTRRSIERFGLRGLLNGLLWTDPLPYIDTLALVKHSRFVMTDSGGLQQESFLLGAPCITLRKSTEWVETVRCGANFLTGPEPRRILHAVRRIEEDLESMKGRMSGIRPYGDGDASDRIIEIAMEWFASPKAHPISDQLSFGLPALKLIRVEGEIPPFAGLLFDLEGRPLLPSDIEEGLEAFSVIHAPELALRDWTKPQ
- a CDS encoding ABC transporter substrate-binding protein, with product MSATKKKQIAIALAILILIAIIAGYFAYQAYFKPAPKIEAVKVGVLLPLTGPASKEGWWARHAIELAIEHINRAGGVKSLGGAKLVPIIADTAGKPETGMAEAERLINVEKVHVLTGCYQSAVTLPVAGVAEKYKMPFMVADAISDKITEQGYKYVFRIHGKASWYGRDAVQFLIDMNKKYGTNFKTIGLIYEDDEFGKSTAVGFKDYLTKMAPDYKVVIEESYPLAAADLTPLVTKLKSADPEILLHVAYVSDALLFVRTMKTLDWYPKAYVGIGAAGQSHGDFIAGLGKDSEYVFTQTEWQADLLTSPKMKDFAWINDEFKKKAGDEMTGIPADCYSSTWVLYYAIEKAGSLDPEKVRSSLASIVISLPSKEVNVVLPYSKIDLTKEGQNPYTAICVAQIRGGKFRIVWPTEYATIEATWPAPTWSKR